The genomic window CGAACCACCGGCCAAAAGTCCCCGAACGATCACCCGCAGCACCTGTCGATCATTGAGACGAGGCCTGATTACACGTTTTGCGATCACAGGCAACTTGATTTTAGGATCAGAAGAGGACGGTTTTTCGACCGGTGGCGCAAGCATTTGGTCCTTGGCCATGGCATTCGGATTATTACCCCAAGGGAACTTTTGCCCCGGTTGGACAGGACGAGCACCGAGAGCAACAGAACTCTCCTCCTCCTCTTCCTCTTCCTCCTCCTCTTCCTCATCGTAATCTTCGTAGTTTGAGTTTCCGCGGCTTCCATTCACTGGTGCCCTCTCGGACACCTGAACTGCGATTGGCGGCTCCAGCGACACCTCCAGAAGTTTCCGCAACAGTCGGACAAACTCAACTTCGCGTCCCGCCAATTCAGCCCGCGCGTTGATGGCTTCGGTGAACAGCGGACTGCGCATCCGCACGGCCATCTCGAAGTGCTGATCCTGCCAACGCAGGTAAGACGGTGTTTTACCTGCCCCCAGTCCAGGAATCACCGCGGCAAACAACCCGGGATCCAGGAACGAACCTCGGAACAAGCGACTTCGCCCGTTCGTAACAGAATTCCCTGCATAAGATTTCGCTGACGGACCTTCCTCTCTGACGTCAGCTGCAGCCTTCGCAGACTCCGTTTTTTTTTTGAAAGGCTCGGCAGCCACAACAAAGGAGGAAAAGCCTTCGCTTCCGTCCCAACCACACAGGACGCAGATCGTCAGCCCCACCAGGACAACGCGATTCGAGTTTTGCATCTGGCCAGGGTCCCGAAAACCATAGTAACGCAGACGGAGAGATTTGGACTCCCGAACCGTCCACCGATATCCCACAAAATAATCCCGACCGTGACGGCACACAAGTACCATCTTCACAAAGCACTTCCTCCGTGAAGAGCTCCGGAACTGCTAAGAACAACTGTGACAGTTGATGTACTTCGTCAGGCAACCGCCTGATCATATCGGCGAGCGACTTCCTCCCAGTTGACTACATTCCAGAATGCAGCGATGTAGTCAGGGCGACGGTTTTGGTAATTGAGGTAATAGGCATGTTCCCAAACGTCCAGCCCCAAAATTGGCGTTCGTCCTTCCGACAGTGGTGTATCCTGATTTGCTGTACTCTCAATGAGCAGTGTGCCGTCTGATGCAACACTAAGCCACGCCCAGCCGCTGCCAAACCTGGTCGCAGCAGCATTGTTGAATTCCTCACGCATGGAATCAGCACTGCCAAAAGCGTTATTAACGGCATCAGCCAGTTTTCCGGAAGGATCGCCACCTCCATTCGGCGAAAGCACAGTCCAGAATAACGAGTGATTGGCATGGCCACCGCCGTTGTTCCGAACCGCCCCCTGAATGGCGGACGGCACAGATGAAAGATCTTTCATCTGTTCCACAATACATTTATCAGCCAGATCAGAACCCTCCAGAGCCGCATTTGCTTTGCTAATGTAAGCCTGGTGATGTTTTGTGTGGTGGATTTCCATCGTTTGTGCGTCGAAATGTGGTTCGAGCGCGTCGTAGGCGTAGGGCAGTTCCGGCAATGAATACGGCATCAGTTTGACTCCTGCAATCGTAACCTGATCTGGGTGTTCGGTTAAATCTGTGACCTGCACATTAACATCAACGTATAACGCGGGATCACCTGGCTGAGTACATTTATGTGACACATTCTAGATGTCCTTCACGACACCACAACCATGTCAGCACTGGTCTCAAACGGAATCATCGAGATCAGACATTCAATGAACGAAAAACCTACGGACTCCTGCAGTGACTGACGATCTGCAAGTCGATTACCGGCAAAACCTGGGGGATGGTTCATTTCGCATCTCGTGTCAAACTGAGTCGTCTGTGGTGTTCAACCGGTCTCTGGCCGGATTCCCTGATTCAGCACCGGATTCCGACAACTCATGCTGGTAGTGCCTGAGAACTTCGATCAAACCAGGCATGTGTACACTTCCCCTACCGATATCAACAGCCTTCTGCTGCCAAATCAGTGCCTGTTCTATATCTCCCTGTTCGTAGTAGACGCGAGCCAGGGTGTCGAGATACGCAGCATTGGAATGCCCTGTACCCTCATTGGCCCGTTTTGCTGCTTTCATGGCAACATCAAGATCCCGTATGTCGCCAGACATTACGGCAGCAAGTTCCCAGGCAATCCGGTTCAGCAGTTCGTTATTTTCGAGGTTCGCTTCAACAAGTTCTGCCGCAATTTGACTGTACTCGGCCTGCCTGTTTAAAGACAGCAGAAGCTCCAGCTGCATGATTACGAACTTTTGACTGTCAGTCTGACTTCTTGCAGTGTCCGACAAAAGTTCCAGAGTGGTCTCAATGTCATTTTCGAAAACCGCATTGCGTAAATCGCGTTCTGTCTTAAACAGGCGTGCGGCCTGTTCAATGTCATATTGTTTTGCGAGGATTTTTCTTAGCGGCCCCTGACTGTCCGATGGACGACCAATCCACGCTATGTGACCGGTCTGATTGATAATGAACACACATGGCAGTCGTTTCTGACCGGCTGCTTCCATGTATCGAGTTGTCGTGGAACGATCATCATCCAGAGCAACGGTATACTTCACGTCTTCAAAATCCTCCGTTGGATTTCCACCGGTCGACTGTCTTTGACGTCGACGC from Fuerstiella sp. includes these protein-coding regions:
- a CDS encoding superoxide dismutase; translated protein: MPYSLPELPYAYDALEPHFDAQTMEIHHTKHHQAYISKANAALEGSDLADKCIVEQMKDLSSVPSAIQGAVRNNGGGHANHSLFWTVLSPNGGGDPSGKLADAVNNAFGSADSMREEFNNAAATRFGSGWAWLSVASDGTLLIESTANQDTPLSEGRTPILGLDVWEHAYYLNYQNRRPDYIAAFWNVVNWEEVARRYDQAVA